A portion of the Bactrocera neohumeralis isolate Rockhampton chromosome 2, APGP_CSIRO_Bneo_wtdbg2-racon-allhic-juicebox.fasta_v2, whole genome shotgun sequence genome contains these proteins:
- the LOC126751295 gene encoding uncharacterized protein LOC126751295, protein MQYNSANSGTLAAMKGLLIVFACVSVAHCVEFYTEKPSYMQTCRINDPEFVKCSTSSIQKLMTQLGKGIPEVEEVIGTFDPLKVKEIQFAQDNQGAVQLHANLTEMVATGLSSMIIKESKVSKKDYSWETKVFIPKLRLEGQYKMSGKILLIPLNGAGHMFIEIENLNLLMRTKTRLYEKGGFTFYNITKLRMDLNPGGVKTNFENIFNGNSKEVERSTNLFFNENWREFFEALRPLITETVETTMLEILQKVFHLIPANFFVEDIPTSTELYKKGKKK, encoded by the exons ATGCAATATAATAGTGCAAACTCAGGCACATTGGCTGCGATGAAAGGACTTTTAATTGTGTTTGCCTGCGTGAGTGTTGCACATTGCGTAGAGTTTTACACGGAAAAAC CCTCTTACATGCAAACGTGTCGAATCAATGACCCCGAATTCGTGAAATGCTCCACTTCCAGTATACAAAAGCTAATGACCCAACTGGGCAAAG GTATTCCGGAGGTTGAGGAAGTAATTGGTACATTTGACCCGTTAAAGGTCAAGGAAATACAGTTCGCACAGGATAATCAAGGCGCTGTGCAACTGCATGCCAATCTCACTGAAATGGTGGCAACTGGACTGTCGAGTATGATTATTAAGGAAAGCAA GGTCAGCAAGAAGGACTACAGCTGGGAGACTAAAGTTTTTATACCCAAGCTACGTTTGGAGGGTCAATACAAAATGTCTGGAAAGATACTTTTGATACCATTGAACGGAGCCGGACATATGTTCATTGAAATTg AAAACCTGAACTTACTCATGCGCACCAAAACTCGACTCTATGAGAAAGGCGGTTTCACCTTCTACAATATCACTAAGCTGCGCATGGATTTGAACCCAGGTGGtgtaaaaacgaattttgaaaatatattcaatggtAATAGCAAAGAAGTGGAACGTAGCACTAATCTTTTCTTCAATGAAAACTGGCGTGAATTCTTCGAAGCGCTGCGCCCGCTCATAACAGAAACTGTAGAAACAACCATGTTGGAAATATTGCAAAAGGTCTTCCATTTGATACCGGCGAATTTCTTCGTTGAGGATATACCAACTTCGACGGAATTGTACAAAAAGGGAAAGAAAAAGTAA